In one Pseudomonas purpurea genomic region, the following are encoded:
- a CDS encoding YscB family type III secretion system chaperone — translation MEHLLTGLAARTGQGPFVADKTGRYHLRVDGHSLFLQRQGADLVLSSPLNWQVQGQSPADREVLLNLLGQVTRWSRRHPQALATDEQSNLMLEARLELGALELDELERALAAQVGILETIKPQLLRAGLEPQWKQTLWRP, via the coding sequence ATGGAACATTTACTGACTGGATTGGCCGCACGAACGGGCCAAGGGCCTTTTGTGGCCGATAAAACAGGTCGCTACCACCTGCGGGTCGACGGCCATAGCCTGTTTTTACAGCGCCAGGGTGCTGACCTTGTGCTGTCCAGCCCGTTGAACTGGCAGGTTCAGGGCCAATCCCCGGCGGATCGCGAGGTGTTGCTGAACCTGCTGGGTCAGGTCACTCGTTGGAGCCGGCGTCATCCCCAGGCGTTGGCGACCGATGAACAGTCAAACCTGATGCTTGAGGCGCGCCTGGAGCTGGGCGCCCTTGAGCTCGACGAACTTGAGCGGGCGCTGGCGGCTCAGGTCGGGATTCTGGAAACGATCAAGCCGCAGCTGCTGCGTGCAGGGCTGGAACCTCAGTGGAAACAAACTTTATGGCGTCCCTGA
- a CDS encoding T3SS regulon anti-activator ExsD domain-containing protein, which produces MSQEDHNQTPQAGIFAGRRVSVVGQDARSRGRAAGCISGSLYRESGIISARQLTLLQRLLPRVQLEQLFQSSWLQQRLARGMALERGDLQLVLRQATAQGNDWCNWLGDRINLASPQAMIDWVLLPVYSWWESLFDEAIPNWRSALMEYETQARQLRIKAEFWRQVGEADSQLVQQELANIVRCQAKTEADTANMVRTLSAISERAREAWPNWHQGMAVLLADGKLDGFAPVPVVLASLWEPLAKLDEDAHAADAVQHWLHERSLCQAHDHFYWQSP; this is translated from the coding sequence ATGAGCCAGGAAGACCATAATCAAACCCCTCAAGCAGGCATTTTTGCTGGCCGTCGGGTATCCGTAGTGGGTCAGGATGCCCGCTCTCGGGGCAGAGCCGCAGGTTGTATATCAGGCAGTTTGTATCGTGAATCGGGAATCATCAGCGCGCGACAGTTGACCTTGTTGCAGCGCCTGCTGCCGCGTGTGCAACTGGAACAGCTGTTCCAGTCCAGCTGGCTGCAACAGCGCCTGGCTCGCGGAATGGCGCTTGAGCGCGGGGACCTTCAACTGGTGCTGCGCCAGGCCACCGCCCAAGGTAACGACTGGTGCAACTGGCTGGGCGACCGAATCAACCTGGCCTCGCCCCAGGCCATGATCGACTGGGTCCTGCTGCCCGTATACAGCTGGTGGGAAAGCCTGTTCGACGAAGCGATCCCCAATTGGCGTTCTGCGCTGATGGAGTACGAAACCCAGGCCCGCCAATTGCGGATCAAGGCTGAGTTCTGGCGTCAGGTGGGCGAAGCCGATTCGCAGCTGGTGCAGCAAGAGTTGGCCAACATTGTCCGCTGTCAGGCAAAGACTGAAGCGGACACCGCGAACATGGTCCGCACGCTGAGCGCCATCTCCGAGCGAGCCAGAGAAGCCTGGCCCAACTGGCATCAGGGCATGGCCGTGTTGCTGGCCGACGGCAAGCTCGACGGCTTTGCGCCCGTGCCGGTAGTGCTGGCCTCCCTGTGGGAGCCGCTGGCCAAACTTGACGAGGACGCGCACGCCGCGGACGCCGTACAGCACTGGTTGCATGAACGCAGCCTGTGCCAGGCCCACGACCACTTTTACTGGCAGAGCCCCTGA
- a CDS encoding AraC family transcriptional regulator has translation MQGASTLGRKQIKLCRWSIPTFEFVSNCEEGIYILIEGQLTVQDCNATLCLMPGELMFARRGNYVVSTGEHDCRLLWIPLSVGFLQNFIQRFGALLSEVERWEEPGVSLIAFASTPLLANCVKGLEGLLVHEHPPMLALLRVEELLMLFAFSPQGPALMSVLRQQGSRHVERLQAFMEQHYLKEWRLSEFSREFGMGLTTFKELFGSVYGVSPRAWISERRILYAHHLLLNSEMSIVDIAMESGFSSQSYFTQSYRRRFGCTPSRSRQGKE, from the coding sequence ATGCAAGGTGCCAGCACACTTGGCCGGAAACAGATAAAGCTGTGCCGATGGTCTATCCCAACGTTTGAGTTTGTATCGAACTGCGAAGAAGGGATTTATATCCTTATCGAGGGACAGCTCACGGTTCAGGATTGTAATGCGACACTTTGTCTCATGCCGGGTGAACTAATGTTTGCGCGCAGAGGTAATTATGTCGTGAGCACGGGCGAGCATGATTGTCGTTTGCTTTGGATCCCGTTATCGGTTGGTTTTTTGCAGAACTTCATTCAGCGTTTCGGTGCTCTATTGAGCGAGGTAGAGCGTTGGGAGGAGCCTGGGGTCAGTCTCATCGCGTTCGCCAGTACACCGTTGTTGGCCAATTGCGTCAAAGGGCTTGAAGGGCTGCTGGTGCATGAGCACCCGCCCATGCTGGCGTTGTTGCGGGTTGAAGAGTTGTTGATGTTGTTTGCCTTCAGCCCCCAGGGGCCGGCGCTGATGTCGGTGTTGCGCCAGCAGGGCAGCCGGCATGTCGAAAGGTTGCAGGCCTTCATGGAACAGCACTATCTCAAGGAATGGCGGCTCAGCGAGTTTTCTCGGGAGTTCGGCATGGGATTGACGACGTTCAAAGAGTTGTTTGGCTCGGTCTACGGCGTTTCTCCTCGTGCGTGGATCAGCGAGCGGCGTATCCTGTACGCCCACCATTTACTGCTTAACAGTGAGATGAGCATCGTGGACATCGCGATGGAAAGCGGCTTTTCCAGTCAGTCCTACTTTACCCAGAGCTATCGTCGCCGTTTCGGGTGTACGCCCAGCCGTTCCAGACAGGGAAAAGAATAG